A section of the Nitrospirota bacterium genome encodes:
- a CDS encoding radical SAM protein yields the protein MSFIQVYPTLRCNQRCGFCFNQTIPAMSSYRDMSADEAFLLADFLVKNGFREVDVLGGEPMLLPWMKDFIAHIAHKGLIINVSTNGSMPEKIRELADITSDRMNIGFSLHGLRETHNALTGSDNYAQILRGIEIMLRAEKNPIVKSALTRENTDEIPDLAVFLKNLGVTRYYVLHEDTIGRRNASGFSFPEFWKCYLRIKNDLAGILDIGFVAASAFYKSGGSRGIRCDAGVEKMALLPDGSAFPCNLFFGFDEFRLGNIFKDEFVEIAGSPVIENLRNFQVNQCRVISCRHHATCTGGCPAHSYFFHGSVDAPDPRCSLEYQT from the coding sequence GTGTCCTTCATACAGGTCTATCCGACTCTGCGATGCAATCAGCGCTGCGGGTTTTGCTTCAACCAGACGATTCCCGCGATGTCGTCGTACAGGGATATGTCCGCGGATGAAGCGTTTCTGCTGGCTGATTTCCTTGTAAAAAACGGTTTCCGGGAAGTTGATGTCCTTGGTGGTGAACCGATGCTTCTGCCCTGGATGAAGGATTTCATCGCTCACATAGCTCACAAAGGTCTGATCATCAATGTCAGCACAAATGGCAGCATGCCGGAAAAAATCCGGGAGCTCGCGGATATTACGTCTGATCGTATGAATATCGGCTTCTCCCTGCACGGTCTCCGTGAAACACATAACGCCTTAACGGGCTCTGACAATTATGCGCAGATACTCAGAGGGATAGAAATCATGCTCCGTGCAGAAAAAAACCCGATCGTGAAAAGCGCTCTCACCAGGGAAAATACCGACGAAATCCCTGATCTTGCCGTGTTTCTGAAAAACCTCGGGGTAACGCGGTACTACGTACTTCACGAAGATACCATCGGCAGAAGAAATGCATCCGGATTCTCATTTCCTGAATTCTGGAAGTGTTACCTCAGAATAAAAAACGATCTGGCGGGGATTCTTGACATCGGCTTTGTTGCTGCCTCTGCATTCTACAAGTCAGGAGGCAGCAGGGGTATCCGATGTGATGCAGGAGTGGAAAAAATGGCGTTACTGCCGGACGGTTCGGCATTCCCGTGCAACCTCTTTTTCGGTTTCGATGAGTTCCGCCTGGGGAATATTTTCAAAGATGAATTTGTAGAGATCGCGGGGAGTCCGGTGATTGAAAATTTGCGCAACTTTCAGGTAAATCAGTGCCGGGTCATTTCCTGCCGTCATCACGCGACCTGCACAGGAGGCTGTCCCGCGCACAGCTACTTTTTTCACGGTTCTGTTGACGCTCCGGATCCCCGATGCAGTCTTGAATATCAGACATAG
- a CDS encoding radical SAM protein codes for MKYFLTEDCVLKWLENPSVYHLGHDDLYELDDLSFAFLRKCASDGGCSAEQTEFIRYCLHEGILTKDRLTTMKHPALIKSPVPSLRYLELQITDRCNLRCRHCYIGDTKVSVRRGKYRKKELTITQIKKILKEFEEMQGLRVLVSGGEPLIHSRFGMINDMLPGFSVRKVLFTNGLLLTRATLETLHVDEIQVSIDGLQHAHDSLRGQGSYKAALKAVYMALDSGFEVSVSTMVHPGNLNDFDSLETLFKKIGIRDWTVDVPCVTGRLKEHGQFEISPEEGGKYLGYGFGEGLHSGSSGFGCGLHLMAVMADGNAAKCTFYAESPVGNIQDGLRKCWQRIPPVRLADLKCDCGHLELCRGGCRYRAALLGDPYGRDLYKCKMYDIM; via the coding sequence ATGAAATATTTTCTCACAGAGGATTGCGTGCTGAAATGGCTTGAAAATCCGTCTGTCTATCACCTCGGACATGATGACCTGTATGAGCTTGATGACCTTTCCTTCGCGTTCCTCAGGAAATGCGCTTCAGACGGCGGCTGCAGCGCGGAACAGACTGAATTTATCCGCTACTGTCTGCATGAAGGGATCCTGACCAAAGACCGGTTGACGACGATGAAACATCCTGCTTTGATAAAATCTCCGGTTCCGTCACTCCGTTATCTGGAACTGCAGATTACAGACAGATGCAATCTCAGGTGCCGGCATTGCTATATCGGAGATACAAAGGTGAGCGTCAGGAGGGGAAAATACCGGAAAAAGGAACTCACGATTACACAGATAAAAAAAATCCTGAAAGAATTTGAGGAAATGCAGGGACTGCGGGTCCTTGTCTCCGGCGGAGAGCCTTTGATTCACAGCCGGTTCGGAATGATTAATGACATGCTCCCCGGATTTTCCGTACGCAAAGTCCTTTTCACAAACGGCCTGCTGCTGACCCGTGCAACGCTCGAAACACTGCATGTGGATGAGATTCAGGTGAGCATCGACGGTCTTCAGCACGCACATGATTCACTAAGGGGGCAGGGAAGTTACAAAGCAGCGCTCAAAGCCGTCTACATGGCTCTCGATTCAGGGTTCGAGGTTTCTGTCTCGACAATGGTCCATCCCGGAAATCTGAACGATTTCGACTCACTGGAGACATTATTCAAAAAAATAGGAATAAGGGACTGGACAGTTGATGTGCCGTGTGTTACCGGGAGACTCAAAGAGCACGGACAGTTTGAAATAAGTCCGGAAGAGGGCGGGAAATACCTTGGGTACGGGTTTGGTGAAGGGCTTCATTCCGGGTCTTCAGGATTTGGATGCGGTCTCCATCTTATGGCGGTAATGGCCGACGGAAATGCTGCAAAATGCACCTTCTATGCGGAAAGCCCTGTCGGCAACATACAGGACGGGCTCAGAAAATGCTGGCAGAGGATACCGCCGGTAAGGCTTGCCGACCTGAAATGCGACTGCGGTCATCTCGAATTATGCCGGGGAGGATGCAGATACAGGGCAGCTCTTCTTGGTGATCCGTACGGCAGGGACCTTTACAAGTGCAAAATGTATGATATAATGTAA
- a CDS encoding ferredoxin, whose product MPKPVVDEDLCEGCASCEEICPEVFKVGDDGKAHVIGPDKCDTCNCQEAADICPVQAIIIQ is encoded by the coding sequence ATGCCAAAACCGGTAGTTGATGAAGACTTATGCGAGGGATGTGCCTCATGTGAAGAAATCTGCCCGGAGGTGTTCAAGGTGGGCGACGATGGCAAGGCACATGTGATAGGGCCTGACAAGTGCGATACCTGCAACTGCCAGGAAGCTGCGGACATTTGTCCTGTGCAGGCGATTATCATTCAGTAA
- a CDS encoding PAS domain S-box protein has product MTNAKATVLCIDDDPDLLLLNSSILQFSGHQVLTAATGEEGLRIARMAHPDLILLDIMLPDVSGYDLCKQIKEDPDLRDTFVVLISGMMVSSENQIRGLEIGADGYIVRPVSPHEFLARIQAIIRLKHAEMALRRSMERYQMLVETMNEGLCVMDTNGIITFVNNSICKMLGFPREELLGRHATDCIDLAEHEKFREHLDAHGEGIFVTYDLTCVKKDGQKIHTVISPRPMHDDKGNFIGFFAVISDMTARRKAEESIRILNEELEKRVSDRTRQLEIVVEELEGEILERKRVEDALKANEEKFRGITATATDAVILMNDEGKISYWNPAAEKIFGYTNNEALGKELHMLLVPQEYYQAYKDGFRVFRSTGKGPVVGKTLEFLAVRKDGTLFPIEASISVIQVKGKWEAVGIIRDITERKLDEKTLIQYAERLQALSGRLIEVQEDERRSIAQELHDEIGQSLNGLRMYLEGFAALPAGEMPQKMHDALALVQELIFKVRNMSFDLRPSMLDDQGLLPALQWYCERYRLRTNIKVQFTHSGLDMRFGPEIETAAYRIVQEALTNVSRHAGADDVKVCVTCSPERLEIKIEDDGKGFDHRAVRESGNTAGIKWMHERVTLLNGYLKIDSAPGKGTRISARIPVKKQSTGRRTEEYVK; this is encoded by the coding sequence ATGACAAATGCAAAGGCAACGGTCCTCTGTATTGATGACGACCCTGATCTCCTTCTCCTGAACTCAAGTATCCTGCAGTTCTCCGGCCATCAGGTGCTTACGGCAGCTACGGGGGAAGAAGGGTTGCGGATAGCCAGAATGGCGCATCCGGACCTCATCCTGCTGGATATAATGCTTCCGGATGTCAGCGGATACGATCTCTGCAAACAGATCAAGGAAGACCCCGACCTCCGGGATACCTTTGTCGTTCTGATTTCAGGCATGATGGTGTCTTCAGAAAACCAGATTCGGGGCCTCGAAATCGGAGCTGACGGGTATATCGTTCGTCCGGTATCACCGCATGAATTTCTCGCCCGCATTCAGGCGATAATCCGCCTGAAGCATGCCGAAATGGCGCTCAGGAGAAGCATGGAGCGTTACCAGATGCTGGTGGAGACAATGAATGAGGGCCTCTGTGTTATGGACACGAACGGCATCATAACTTTTGTGAACAACAGCATCTGTAAAATGCTCGGTTTTCCCAGAGAAGAGCTGCTCGGGCGGCATGCGACTGATTGTATTGATCTCGCAGAACATGAGAAATTCAGGGAACATCTCGATGCTCACGGTGAAGGCATATTTGTTACCTATGATCTTACCTGTGTGAAGAAAGACGGACAGAAAATCCATACCGTCATTTCTCCAAGGCCGATGCATGACGATAAGGGAAATTTTATCGGTTTCTTTGCAGTCATAAGCGACATGACAGCGCGCAGAAAAGCTGAGGAATCCATCAGGATATTAAATGAAGAACTGGAGAAAAGGGTCAGTGATCGTACCAGACAGCTGGAGATCGTAGTCGAAGAACTGGAAGGAGAGATCCTTGAAAGGAAAAGGGTTGAAGATGCCCTGAAGGCAAACGAGGAGAAATTCCGTGGAATAACCGCAACTGCAACCGATGCAGTGATCCTTATGAACGATGAGGGAAAAATTTCCTATTGGAATCCGGCAGCAGAAAAAATATTCGGATACACAAATAACGAGGCGCTTGGAAAGGAACTTCATATGCTTCTCGTGCCGCAGGAGTATTACCAGGCCTACAAGGATGGATTCAGGGTATTCCGGTCCACCGGAAAGGGACCTGTTGTGGGGAAAACCCTTGAGTTCCTTGCTGTCAGAAAAGACGGAACACTGTTCCCGATAGAGGCGTCCATTTCGGTAATACAGGTGAAGGGGAAATGGGAAGCGGTTGGAATAATCCGCGATATCACGGAACGGAAACTGGATGAAAAGACCCTCATACAATACGCCGAACGTCTGCAGGCCCTTTCCGGTCGCCTGATAGAAGTACAGGAAGATGAACGCCGCTCAATCGCGCAGGAACTGCATGATGAGATCGGGCAATCACTCAACGGACTCAGAATGTATCTTGAAGGGTTTGCTGCACTTCCTGCAGGAGAGATGCCGCAAAAAATGCACGATGCACTTGCTCTTGTGCAGGAGCTGATATTCAAGGTGCGGAATATGTCGTTTGATCTGCGCCCGTCGATGCTGGATGACCAGGGACTGCTGCCAGCGTTGCAGTGGTATTGTGAGCGTTACCGCTTACGGACAAATATAAAGGTGCAATTTACCCATAGCGGCCTGGATATGCGCTTCGGGCCGGAGATAGAAACAGCGGCATACCGCATCGTGCAGGAGGCCCTGACGAACGTGTCGCGCCATGCAGGTGCAGATGATGTGAAGGTGTGTGTTACCTGCAGTCCGGAAAGGCTCGAAATTAAGATAGAAGACGACGGAAAGGGATTTGATCACAGGGCGGTAAGGGAATCGGGAAACACTGCAGGAATAAAATGGATGCACGAACGGGTTACCCTTCTCAACGGATATCTGAAGATTGATTCAGCACCAGGGAAAGGTACCCGGATATCAGCAAGAATTCCCGTGAAGAAACAGTCAACCGGGAGGCGGACAGAGGAATACGTAAAATAA
- a CDS encoding ferritin family protein: MNAIEIAIKMEKDAIDFYSEAAEKTSHPVGKKMFLSVTEDEKRHLKMLAQIFKEADVTIQQVSPMKNIKTIFESMKDQMMNRVEATQDELEAFKIAMQMEKEGIEFYRHIEKETQQQKEKALFERLIKEEEQHYAIFANTYNFMSDTGNWYMWEEHSMVDGGTPWA, from the coding sequence ATGAATGCGATTGAAATAGCGATTAAAATGGAAAAAGACGCAATAGACTTTTATTCGGAAGCTGCTGAAAAAACCAGTCATCCTGTCGGCAAAAAAATGTTTTTGAGCGTTACTGAGGATGAAAAGAGGCATCTGAAGATGCTTGCCCAGATATTCAAGGAGGCAGATGTAACAATCCAGCAGGTCAGCCCGATGAAGAATATAAAGACAATATTCGAATCCATGAAGGATCAGATGATGAACAGGGTCGAAGCAACTCAGGACGAGCTTGAGGCATTTAAAATTGCCATGCAGATGGAGAAGGAAGGCATCGAATTCTACAGGCATATCGAGAAAGAAACACAGCAGCAGAAAGAGAAGGCCCTTTTTGAGAGGCTTATTAAAGAGGAAGAACAGCATTATGCGATTTTTGCAAATACCTATAATTTCATGTCGGACACCGGAAACTGGTATATGTGGGAGGAACACAGCATGGTTGACGGCGGAACACCGTGGGCGTAA
- a CDS encoding protoglobin domain-containing protein — MMRSFREIKDNYKFTADDEQRLMRLKPVLEVHVEEISGALSAYIMSTKIGARLLDEESSRAHLLAAQQKWFLAMFEGKYDNTYYERLIKIGIVHVKRAVDAHYLNRAVNIIRTLCVNILYSQREPEEEVIANVLAFEKILDINLDVMTSSYIEEEIRNYSSLYRIKSALVDFSEKFLQSANLVLVLALIGLTLGAIALFITDVKQLFSGDLEKGIISSLGSLLIIWVMIELMNTEISHLKGGKFRISVFISVALVAVIRETMIATLRHDQSEMMVYLIASILVIGFVYWLVIKGEEHQR; from the coding sequence ATGATGAGATCATTCAGGGAAATTAAGGATAATTATAAATTTACCGCTGATGATGAGCAGAGACTTATGAGACTCAAACCTGTTCTGGAGGTTCATGTGGAAGAAATATCAGGCGCTCTCAGTGCCTATATTATGAGCACAAAAATCGGCGCAAGACTGCTGGATGAGGAATCCAGCAGGGCACATTTGCTGGCAGCCCAGCAGAAATGGTTCCTTGCCATGTTTGAGGGAAAGTATGACAACACGTACTATGAAAGACTCATCAAGATAGGGATTGTGCATGTGAAAAGGGCGGTAGACGCACATTATCTGAACAGGGCTGTGAACATCATCAGAACCCTGTGTGTGAATATCCTTTATAGCCAGAGAGAGCCGGAAGAAGAGGTTATCGCAAATGTCCTTGCCTTTGAGAAGATTCTCGATATTAACCTTGATGTCATGACATCATCCTATATTGAGGAAGAAATCAGGAATTACTCTTCCCTTTACCGCATCAAAAGCGCCCTCGTCGATTTTTCTGAGAAATTTCTCCAGAGCGCGAATCTTGTGCTTGTCCTGGCATTAATAGGTCTTACACTTGGGGCGATAGCACTCTTTATCACCGATGTCAAACAACTGTTCTCCGGAGACCTGGAAAAGGGGATAATCTCTTCACTCGGTTCCCTGCTGATCATTTGGGTGATGATCGAACTGATGAACACGGAGATATCCCACCTCAAAGGCGGGAAATTCCGTATCAGCGTATTTATAAGCGTTGCACTCGTTGCAGTGATCAGGGAGACGATGATTGCGACACTCAGGCATGATCAGTCAGAGATGATGGTCTATCTGATCGCATCGATCCTGGTCATTGGCTTTGTCTACTGGCTTGTCATAAAGGGCGAAGAGCATCAGAGATAG
- a CDS encoding nitroreductase family protein, translated as MDVIQTIKERRSINYFESGKEISDRTLRELLEIGNLSPSSFNLQPWRVIVVRDPEKKKTLRRCAFNQPKVEEASAVLIMIADPKGLEENLDRVLDSWIELGFLTPEKRETYATIARNLQGTEESLKRKIFAAKNTALFAMNLMLAAKGLGLDTHPMDGFEEDCIKKEFGVPADKIIPMLIAVGYLKSGVPLLPRAFRRNIDEFVSFETY; from the coding sequence ATGGACGTAATCCAGACGATAAAAGAGCGGCGCTCTATAAATTATTTCGAGTCCGGCAAGGAGATTTCCGACAGAACCCTCAGGGAACTGCTTGAAATTGGAAACCTTTCTCCATCCTCATTCAATCTCCAGCCATGGAGGGTAATTGTGGTGCGTGATCCGGAAAAAAAGAAGACCTTAAGGAGATGCGCATTCAACCAGCCAAAGGTTGAGGAGGCATCAGCGGTGCTCATCATGATTGCTGATCCGAAAGGACTGGAAGAAAATCTGGACCGGGTACTCGACAGCTGGATAGAACTGGGATTTCTGACGCCCGAGAAAAGAGAGACATATGCCACCATTGCAAGGAACCTCCAGGGCACCGAAGAAAGCCTGAAGCGCAAGATATTTGCGGCAAAAAATACCGCACTGTTCGCAATGAATCTGATGCTGGCTGCAAAGGGACTGGGTCTTGATACCCATCCCATGGACGGGTTTGAGGAAGACTGCATTAAGAAGGAATTCGGCGTACCAGCAGACAAGATTATCCCGATGCTGATAGCTGTGGGATACCTGAAGTCAGGGGTACCCCTTCTTCCAAGGGCATTCAGGAGGAATATCGATGAATTTGTCAGCTTCGAGACGTACTGA